A genomic stretch from Theobroma cacao cultivar B97-61/B2 chromosome 4, Criollo_cocoa_genome_V2, whole genome shotgun sequence includes:
- the LOC18601794 gene encoding disease resistance protein RPS6, with amino-acid sequence MVLGRTLQDNGIQGYKGLLVVPVFYHVDPSDVRNQTGSFQQAFAEHEKNRIDKVQKWRHALTQAGNLSGFHMKKDEHEPTIIEEIAQDVLKKLNRMSASDCEVLIGIGPQMEQIRSLLCVGDRESIRVIGIWGMGGIGKTTLAQAIYDEAFSQFESYYFLANV; translated from the exons ATGGTGCTTGGAAGAACTCTCCAAGATAATGGAATTCAAGGATACAAGGGACTGCTCGTGGTGCCCGTTTTCTACCATGTTGACCCATCAGACGTACGGAACCAGACTGGGAGTTTTCAACAGGCTTTTGCTGAACATGAAAAGAATAGGATAGACAAGGTCCAGAAGTGGAGGCATGCTTTGACTCAAGCTGGTAACTTAAGCGGCTTTCATATGAAAAAAGATGA GCATGAGCCCACAATCATTGAGGAAATTGCTCAAGATGTTCTAAAGAAGTTGAATCGCATGTCTGCAAGTGACTGTGAGGTACTGATTGGAATAGGTCCTCAAATGGAGCAAATTAGATCCTTGTTATGCGTTGGTGATAGGGAAAGCATTCGTGTCATAGGAATTTGGGGGATGGGTGGTATAGGCAAAACAACTCTTGCTCAAGCTATTTATGATGAGGCCTTTTCCCAGTTTGAAAGTTACTACTTCCTGGCAAATGTTTAG